A stretch of the Bacillota bacterium genome encodes the following:
- a CDS encoding manganese catalase family protein encodes MWIYEKKLECPVKVSGPNPRLAKAIITQYGGPDGELAASLRYLTQRYTMPIPQAKGVLTDIGTEELAHMEIVAALVYNLLKDASLEKIKEAGLDGYYADHDRALYFVNGEGVPWTASYIQSKGDPITDLYENMAAEEKARSTYEWLINLSDDPLATDVLRFLREREVVHFQRFGETLNLVYEHVNSKKYY; translated from the coding sequence ATGTGGATTTATGAAAAAAAGCTGGAGTGTCCGGTTAAGGTTTCCGGACCAAATCCGCGTTTAGCCAAAGCCATTATTACCCAGTATGGTGGACCGGACGGCGAATTAGCCGCTTCTCTCCGCTATTTAACCCAGCGCTACACCATGCCCATCCCACAAGCCAAGGGCGTGCTAACCGATATCGGGACAGAAGAACTGGCCCACATGGAAATTGTAGCCGCTCTGGTATACAACCTGCTAAAAGACGCATCACTAGAAAAAATTAAAGAAGCCGGTCTGGATGGCTACTATGCCGATCACGATCGAGCCCTGTATTTCGTTAACGGTGAAGGAGTCCCCTGGACGGCCAGCTACATTCAATCAAAAGGCGATCCCATTACCGATTTGTACGAGAATATGGCTGCCGAAGAAAAAGCCCGTTCAACCTACGAATGGTTAATTAATCTCTCCGATGACCCCCTCGCCACAGATGTCCTGCGTTTCCTGCGCGAACGGGAAGTCGTGCATTTCCAACGTTTTGGTGAAACCCTGAATTTGGTATATGAGCACGTAAACAGCAAAAAGTATTATTAA
- a CDS encoding spore coat protein CotJB: MSQEQMKLLELIQALEFTALDLNLYLDTHPDDHQALLDFNVIVSQLNAAKRDYETRYGPLTNYGHSPSPRAWKWIDDPWPWEV; this comes from the coding sequence ATGTCCCAAGAACAAATGAAGCTGCTGGAGTTAATCCAGGCGCTTGAGTTTACCGCTCTGGATCTTAACCTTTACCTCGACACCCATCCGGACGACCACCAAGCTTTGCTCGACTTCAATGTTATCGTGTCCCAATTAAACGCCGCAAAACGGGATTACGAAACCCGTTACGGCCCGCTCACCAACTATGGTCACTCACCAAGTCCCCGCGCCTGGAAATGGATTGACGATCCCTGGCCCTGGGAAGTCTGA
- a CDS encoding spore coat associated protein CotJA, whose amino-acid sequence MKQMSVKDHELARAYVPFQVYTNRFEPIEGLRRGTIFPELVRPYVKKGKNGYRQHREKN is encoded by the coding sequence ATGAAACAAATGTCCGTCAAAGATCACGAGTTAGCCCGGGCTTACGTCCCTTTTCAAGTCTATACCAACAGATTTGAGCCAATCGAGGGCCTGCGCCGAGGAACAATTTTTCCAGAACTCGTCCGTCCCTATGTAAAAAAGGGGAAGAACGGCTACCGTCAGCACCGGGAAAAGAATTGA
- a CDS encoding alpha/beta-type small acid-soluble spore protein encodes MARNRNAAAFPGAQQVLDKFKYEVANELGIGAQWANGDRGSLPSRVNGAVGGYMTKKMIEFAEAQMAQNPALTQQFSASAGQDHRQGATLSSQ; translated from the coding sequence ATGGCAAGAAATCGAAACGCTGCTGCTTTCCCAGGAGCTCAACAGGTTCTGGATAAGTTCAAGTATGAAGTTGCGAACGAACTTGGCATCGGTGCTCAATGGGCAAATGGAGACCGAGGAAGCCTCCCATCCAGAGTTAATGGAGCTGTCGGTGGCTACATGACCAAGAAGATGATTGAGTTTGCCGAGGCGCAAATGGCGCAAAACCCGGCATTGACTCAACAATTCTCTGCTTCGGCTGGTCAAGACCACCGACAAGGTGCAACTCTGAGTTCACAGTAA
- a CDS encoding GPR endopeptidase: MVLNQFYRHFGINLDLAIEAHELLRGQTGQEIPGVREDKEQYDFATITTVVIMTPEGEQAMGKPRGNYITIEAPGLSHSDPDIQTKISQLLSAKLKNLLRLDNNATVLIIGLGNWNATPDALGPKVVDQSIITRHLFKYAPEALVPGMRPVCALAPGVLGITGIETAEIIKGVVEKVQPNAIIVIDALAAKSVNRIGTTIQLADTGIHPGSGVGNKRTGINQATMGVPVIAIGVPTVVHAAVIIEEAIQTLFRELKMYQGLRPLAVDDTIRQVLEPFGGNLTVTPKEIDSMIQTVSKTIAGGISMALHPQVNPNNFALYLQ; this comes from the coding sequence ATGGTCTTAAACCAATTCTATCGTCATTTCGGCATTAATCTTGATCTAGCAATTGAAGCCCATGAACTTCTTCGCGGTCAGACGGGTCAGGAGATTCCCGGCGTCCGCGAAGACAAGGAACAATACGATTTCGCCACTATCACTACGGTAGTGATTATGACCCCTGAGGGCGAGCAAGCCATGGGAAAACCCAGAGGAAACTACATTACCATTGAAGCCCCAGGACTCAGTCACAGTGATCCAGATATACAGACAAAAATCAGCCAGTTGCTCAGTGCCAAGTTAAAAAACCTGCTCCGGCTCGATAATAACGCGACTGTGCTGATCATCGGACTCGGCAACTGGAATGCTACCCCGGATGCTCTTGGCCCCAAGGTAGTTGATCAAAGCATTATAACCCGTCACTTGTTCAAATATGCGCCTGAGGCGTTAGTACCCGGCATGCGGCCAGTTTGCGCTCTGGCACCGGGCGTATTGGGAATAACCGGGATTGAAACAGCTGAAATCATTAAGGGTGTGGTCGAGAAAGTTCAACCAAACGCTATTATTGTTATTGACGCCCTAGCAGCCAAAAGCGTTAACCGGATCGGGACAACTATCCAGCTCGCCGATACGGGAATTCATCCGGGTTCAGGGGTAGGTAATAAGCGCACGGGGATCAACCAAGCAACCATGGGGGTGCCGGTGATTGCCATCGGGGTACCAACCGTTGTTCATGCGGCGGTAATTATCGAAGAAGCCATTCAAACCCTCTTCCGGGAGCTAAAAATGTATCAGGGACTGCGCCCGTTAGCTGTCGATGATACTATTCGTCAAGTCCTCGAACCCTTTGGCGGTAACCTGACAGTCACGCCGAAAGAAATCGATTCCATGATCCAGACAGTATCAAAGACAATCGCTGGTGGAATCTCAATGGCTTTACATCCTCAGGTTAATCCTAATAACTTCGCCCTTTATCTACAGTAA
- the rsmD gene encoding 16S rRNA (guanine(966)-N(2))-methyltransferase RsmD, giving the protein MRIITGTAKGHRLKSLKGQQTRPTADRVKEAVFNVLNPVIAGSHFLDLFAGTGNVGIEALSRGAEYAIFIDENPAACQVIKENLEKTRLLDRAEVYRQDARRAIEILSRRGKQFTLIFVDPPYRQGLVEPVLRLIDQNNLLVQAGWIIVESGANEQLPETVGRLSLFRRATYGDTRISYYQLGGVSPLANQRGEDRRMI; this is encoded by the coding sequence TTGCGGATAATTACTGGCACAGCGAAAGGTCATCGTTTAAAGTCTTTGAAAGGGCAACAGACTAGACCAACTGCTGACCGGGTTAAGGAAGCAGTGTTTAACGTGCTCAATCCGGTAATCGCCGGCAGCCATTTTCTGGATCTTTTTGCAGGTACGGGTAACGTTGGGATTGAGGCGTTAAGCCGTGGTGCTGAATACGCCATCTTTATCGATGAGAACCCGGCCGCTTGCCAGGTAATTAAGGAAAATCTTGAGAAAACTCGCCTCCTGGACCGAGCTGAGGTATATAGACAAGACGCCCGGCGGGCGATAGAAATTTTGAGCCGACGTGGGAAGCAATTTACTCTGATCTTTGTTGACCCGCCCTACCGACAGGGACTGGTTGAGCCAGTTTTGCGCTTAATCGATCAAAACAATCTCTTAGTCCAGGCAGGGTGGATAATTGTTGAAAGCGGGGCAAACGAACAGCTGCCGGAAACAGTTGGCCGCTTGTCTCTATTTCGTAGAGCAACTTATGGTGATACCAGGATCAGTTATTATCAATTGGGTGGTGTTTCACCACTGGCAAATCAGCGTGGGGAAGATAGGAGGATGATTTAG
- a CDS encoding ATPase: MEVLAIIDELEELIETSKRIPMTNKVLIDADVFLDQLDRLRSILPEEIRQAKWLVRERERFLEEARAEAERVKEEAKVYLAKMVDDSEVTRQAQSVAKEIVTHAQKVAREIRLGAADYADELLSRIEELLGRSLESVQKGREELKKNRPIDD; this comes from the coding sequence GTGGAAGTGCTGGCGATTATTGATGAGTTGGAGGAGTTGATCGAGACCAGTAAAAGGATTCCGATGACTAATAAGGTGCTGATTGATGCCGACGTATTTTTGGATCAGCTGGATCGGCTTCGTTCAATTTTACCAGAAGAAATTCGACAAGCTAAGTGGCTAGTGAGAGAACGCGAACGCTTTCTTGAAGAGGCCCGGGCTGAGGCCGAACGAGTGAAAGAGGAAGCCAAAGTATACCTGGCCAAAATGGTTGATGACAGCGAAGTGACCAGACAGGCTCAATCAGTAGCTAAGGAAATCGTTACCCACGCGCAGAAAGTAGCCAGGGAAATTCGTCTGGGTGCAGCCGACTATGCTGATGAACTGTTAAGCCGCATCGAAGAGTTACTGGGGAGAAGTCTGGAGTCAGTGCAAAAAGGACGAGAAGAATTGAAAAAAAACAGACCAATAGATGATTAA
- a CDS encoding sporulation integral membrane protein YlbJ: MSSTWVLWFWILNVLILTGTMIIYPQEVFTAAVGGLNTWLTIVFPALLPFFVMSELMVGLGFVHFLGVLLEPLMRPVFNLPGSGGFVVAMGYTSGFPVGAMLTARLRTARLCTQAEGERLVSFTNNASPLFIFVAVAVGMFHQPALGIWLAIVHYGINLLLGIALRFYRSREIEVKQCQPSENFSLQTAIKVMLEARRADGRAIGQLLGDAIRTAVNNLLAIGGFIIVFAVLIRLLAVIGLLHLFSQSFAWGLIQFGIPAELGNALATGFFEMTLGTKLASETPPPLVNAAIAGAILGWSGLAIHAQIAAMISHTDIRLRAFVLTRLLHAFFSGLLLYFILNHWSVLNPITPVLAPASVTRGCISLGGLLKWNLLLTTLVMGLMLVGAGACRSLQKK, translated from the coding sequence ATGTCTTCTACCTGGGTACTCTGGTTCTGGATCTTAAACGTGCTGATCCTTACGGGGACGATGATCATTTATCCCCAGGAGGTCTTTACTGCCGCAGTTGGCGGGTTAAATACCTGGTTGACCATTGTTTTTCCCGCTCTCCTTCCCTTTTTCGTCATGTCTGAATTAATGGTGGGGCTGGGATTCGTGCATTTTCTGGGGGTACTGCTGGAACCCCTGATGCGCCCCGTATTCAACTTGCCTGGTTCAGGAGGGTTTGTAGTGGCCATGGGCTATACCTCAGGTTTTCCCGTTGGAGCCATGCTGACGGCCCGTCTCCGCACGGCCAGGCTCTGCACCCAGGCTGAGGGAGAACGCCTGGTTTCGTTCACCAATAATGCCAGCCCCCTCTTTATCTTTGTCGCCGTGGCTGTAGGCATGTTCCACCAACCAGCCCTGGGGATATGGCTAGCCATCGTGCATTATGGGATCAACCTTCTTTTGGGGATCGCTCTTCGATTTTACCGCTCCCGAGAGATTGAGGTTAAACAATGTCAACCGTCCGAAAATTTTTCCCTGCAGACAGCGATAAAGGTGATGCTAGAAGCGCGTCGAGCCGATGGTCGAGCAATCGGCCAGTTGCTGGGAGACGCCATCCGCACCGCTGTCAACAACCTTCTGGCCATTGGTGGCTTTATTATTGTTTTCGCTGTCCTGATCCGGTTGCTTGCTGTAATTGGCCTGCTTCATCTGTTCAGCCAGAGCTTCGCCTGGGGATTAATTCAGTTTGGTATTCCAGCTGAGTTGGGCAACGCTTTGGCTACTGGCTTCTTTGAAATGACCCTGGGGACAAAACTGGCCAGTGAAACTCCGCCACCCCTGGTTAATGCCGCGATCGCCGGGGCAATTCTAGGTTGGAGTGGTCTGGCGATCCATGCCCAGATCGCGGCCATGATCAGCCACACTGACATTCGCCTGCGTGCCTTTGTGCTCACTCGGCTCCTCCACGCTTTCTTTTCTGGCCTGCTCCTCTACTTCATCCTAAACCACTGGTCTGTCCTTAATCCGATTACTCCGGTTTTAGCCCCAGCATCAGTTACGCGTGGATGCATATCTCTGGGCGGTCTGCTGAAATGGAATCTATTACTTACTACACTGGTTATGGGTTTGATGCTAGTTGGAGCTGGAGCATGCCGAAGTCTACAAAAAAAATAA
- a CDS encoding patatin family protein, which produces MVMGRRPRVGLALGAGSARGLAHLGVLQVLEEEQIPIDMIAGSSIGSMVGAFYAIGHDLKLLSKMAVQLNANSLLDLGVPRLGFVAGRRISEFLYLLTKGMTFADLKVPLGVVATDLELGEMVVIREGSVAEAVRASISIPGVFQPVELNGRLLVDGAVTESLPAGVVREMGADIVIGVDVSFGTKEVRIRSILDVFWQSIEILERQVFTSRVSQADVLIQPAVCHIGSSKFDRAEECIKLGIEAARQVIPQIKEMIETWRD; this is translated from the coding sequence ATGGTTATGGGCCGACGCCCACGGGTAGGTCTGGCACTAGGTGCAGGCAGTGCCCGCGGATTAGCTCATCTAGGCGTTTTGCAGGTATTGGAAGAAGAACAGATCCCTATAGATATGATTGCCGGTTCAAGTATTGGCAGTATGGTGGGAGCTTTTTATGCCATTGGCCATGACCTCAAACTGCTAAGCAAAATGGCTGTCCAGCTCAACGCGAACTCGCTGCTCGATCTTGGTGTGCCCCGTCTGGGGTTTGTGGCGGGAAGAAGAATCAGTGAGTTCCTGTATTTGTTGACTAAGGGCATGACATTTGCTGATTTAAAGGTCCCACTGGGTGTGGTAGCGACTGACCTCGAATTGGGGGAAATGGTAGTCATTCGAGAGGGATCGGTGGCTGAAGCCGTTCGGGCAAGCATCTCTATTCCTGGGGTGTTTCAGCCAGTTGAGCTTAATGGCCGTTTATTGGTGGATGGGGCGGTGACCGAAAGCTTGCCGGCTGGCGTGGTTCGAGAGATGGGAGCTGATATTGTTATCGGTGTGGATGTTTCGTTTGGGACGAAAGAGGTTAGGATCAGGTCGATCTTAGACGTCTTCTGGCAATCGATTGAGATTTTAGAGCGCCAAGTTTTTACCAGCCGGGTAAGTCAGGCAGATGTACTGATACAGCCGGCGGTTTGCCATATCGGGTCGAGTAAGTTTGACCGGGCAGAAGAATGTATTAAACTGGGGATTGAGGCAGCTCGCCAGGTGATACCTCAGATTAAGGAAATGATTGAGACTTGGCGCGATTAA
- a CDS encoding nucleotidyltransferase → MRNIGIIAEYNPLHNGHQYHLHAARNLVNADGVICVLSGNFLQRGEPALVNKWARAKMALQAGADLVFELPVAYATRSANWFAHGAIRLLTATGVITHLAFGSELGRLEPLHTIAQILVEEPRIFKQLLQARLAEGLAFPLARSLALKEFIEHHPPTGIRPTDLEKILRQPNNILAIEYLKEIISQNSPVIPLTIPRRGAEFHQLSVQKDSQFASATAIRHLISQHWDGRQINPAVWSQLESLLPPSTINILQVEFAAGRGPVLDEALAPIVLAFLRRSSPTELRHIVEASEGIENRLVNQAQQSFSLEDLLQKIKTKRYSYTRLKRLLLHSLLGLSKELASSFTATGPTYLRVLGLNQHGRTILQAMKTRATLPIITQVPRPWPPRDGSRELAMLSLDILASDLYTVLYPKQEQRLGHPDLRHSPVIISDS, encoded by the coding sequence ATGCGGAATATAGGAATCATCGCCGAGTACAATCCCTTACATAACGGACACCAGTACCACCTTCACGCCGCTAGAAACCTCGTTAACGCGGATGGAGTCATTTGTGTCCTGAGCGGTAATTTTTTACAACGTGGTGAGCCGGCCCTGGTCAACAAGTGGGCCCGCGCCAAAATGGCCCTGCAGGCAGGTGCCGACCTGGTTTTTGAATTACCAGTGGCTTACGCTACTCGCAGTGCCAACTGGTTTGCCCACGGAGCGATCCGTTTGCTCACTGCCACCGGTGTTATCACCCACCTGGCATTCGGCAGTGAACTCGGCCGACTGGAACCACTACATACAATTGCTCAAATCCTCGTTGAGGAACCACGAATTTTTAAACAACTGCTTCAAGCACGCCTTGCTGAGGGACTTGCTTTTCCCCTGGCGCGTAGTTTGGCCCTGAAAGAGTTTATTGAACATCATCCACCAACCGGCATCCGGCCCACAGATTTAGAGAAGATTTTACGCCAACCCAACAACATTCTAGCCATTGAATACTTGAAAGAGATTATCAGCCAAAATAGCCCGGTGATTCCTCTGACCATCCCGCGGCGGGGTGCAGAATTCCATCAGCTCTCCGTTCAGAAGGATAGCCAGTTTGCCAGTGCTACCGCTATTCGCCACCTGATCAGTCAGCATTGGGACGGGCGACAAATTAATCCTGCTGTCTGGAGCCAGCTGGAATCACTTCTTCCCCCTTCAACGATTAACATTCTCCAGGTTGAGTTTGCGGCTGGAAGAGGACCTGTGCTGGACGAAGCACTGGCACCCATTGTTTTGGCTTTTTTAAGGCGTAGTTCACCCACAGAACTACGCCACATTGTAGAAGCCAGCGAGGGCATAGAAAACCGCCTGGTCAACCAGGCCCAACAGTCATTTTCCCTCGAGGACCTGTTGCAGAAGATCAAAACTAAGCGATACAGTTATACGCGGCTGAAAAGACTGTTACTCCACTCCCTGCTCGGGTTATCTAAGGAACTGGCCAGTTCTTTTACCGCTACCGGCCCCACCTATCTGCGGGTCTTGGGCTTGAACCAGCATGGACGGACCATCCTGCAGGCGATGAAGACCCGGGCTACGTTGCCGATTATCACCCAAGTTCCCCGCCCCTGGCCACCGCGAGATGGCTCGCGTGAGTTGGCAATGCTTTCCCTTGATATTCTAGCCAGTGATCTGTACACTGTTCTCTACCCCAAACAAGAACAGCGGCTTGGGCATCCCGACCTGCGACACTCGCCAGTGATTATTTCTGACAGTTAA
- the pta gene encoding phosphate acetyltransferase: MSLLEQMREKARQNKKVIVLPEGTEERTVKATEIIIQEGIADPILLGSPEEIKAVAAKVGADISGVKIINPATAPEYESYVNTLYEMRKSKGMTEDKAKQLLLDPLYFGAMMVQQGAAAGEVAGARNTTGDVLRPALQIIKTAPGISSVCGAFIMIVPNCEFGDNGIFVFADCAVTPNPTAEQLAEFAYLSAQFAKNIVGIKEPKVGMLSFSTKGSADHELVDKVVKATEVAKERFPEMEVDGEFQADAALVPKVGASKAPGSMVAGKVNVLIFPDLQAGNIGYKLVQRLAKAEAIGPILLGMAKPVNDLSRGCSVDDIVNVVAITAARA; the protein is encoded by the coding sequence ATGAGTTTACTTGAGCAAATGAGAGAGAAAGCTCGCCAAAACAAAAAAGTGATCGTTCTTCCCGAAGGTACTGAAGAACGAACCGTCAAAGCGACCGAGATCATTATCCAAGAAGGCATTGCTGATCCCATCTTGTTAGGGTCCCCTGAGGAAATTAAAGCGGTTGCGGCTAAGGTTGGGGCAGACATCAGTGGTGTGAAGATTATTAACCCAGCGACGGCTCCGGAGTATGAAAGCTATGTCAATACCCTGTACGAAATGCGGAAGAGCAAGGGAATGACCGAAGATAAAGCCAAGCAACTGCTCCTTGATCCGCTGTACTTTGGCGCGATGATGGTTCAGCAAGGGGCAGCCGCAGGTGAAGTAGCTGGTGCCCGCAACACAACTGGTGACGTCCTTCGCCCGGCCCTGCAGATCATCAAAACCGCTCCAGGAATTAGCTCGGTCTGTGGTGCGTTTATTATGATTGTACCTAATTGTGAATTCGGTGACAATGGCATATTTGTCTTTGCAGACTGTGCGGTTACACCGAACCCGACAGCGGAGCAACTGGCAGAGTTTGCCTATCTATCTGCTCAGTTTGCCAAGAATATTGTAGGGATTAAAGAGCCTAAAGTGGGGATGCTGTCTTTCTCAACGAAAGGTAGTGCTGACCATGAGCTGGTTGACAAAGTTGTCAAAGCAACTGAGGTGGCGAAAGAAAGATTCCCCGAGATGGAAGTGGACGGCGAGTTCCAGGCTGACGCCGCACTGGTGCCGAAAGTTGGGGCTTCCAAGGCACCTGGAAGTATGGTCGCTGGTAAGGTTAATGTTCTTATCTTCCCAGATCTGCAAGCGGGGAATATTGGCTACAAATTAGTGCAGCGTCTGGCGAAAGCGGAAGCCATTGGCCCTATTCTCCTGGGTATGGCTAAACCAGTCAATGACCTATCCCGCGGCTGCAGTGTAGATGATATTGTTAACGTGGTGGCGATCACCGCTGCTAGGGCCTAA
- a CDS encoding acetate kinase, giving the protein MSFNVLVVNCGSSSIKYQVFDMTDEKVLAKGLMDRVGIPGTVLTHKPEGKADVVINKDMPDHTEGMKLVLETLVHPEYGVIKDMSEIKAVGHRVVHGGEAFAKSVLITDEVKKVIRDCFDIAPLHNPPNLMGIEACQALMPNVPHVAVFDTAFHQTMPKENFMYALPYELYEKYRVRRYGFHGTSHYYVSQRAAALLNKPIEQTKIITLHLGNGASMAAINGGKVIDTSMGFTPLEGLVMGTRCGDIDPAIVFFIMEKLNMGPAEINNYLNKKSGALGLSGVSNDFRDITEAAQAGNERAKLTLDVYCTRVKSYIGAYTALLNGLDAIVFTAGLGENAIDIREQIASNLEYLGIKIDKEKNKVRGKEVDVATDDSKVRIFVIPTNEELVIARDTYAIARNLS; this is encoded by the coding sequence ATGAGTTTTAATGTACTGGTTGTTAACTGTGGTAGTTCGTCCATTAAATATCAAGTTTTCGATATGACCGACGAGAAAGTTCTCGCCAAGGGATTAATGGATCGGGTTGGCATCCCGGGAACTGTTTTGACTCATAAGCCGGAAGGTAAGGCGGACGTTGTAATCAACAAAGACATGCCAGACCATACTGAGGGGATGAAACTCGTCCTTGAAACCCTGGTTCATCCTGAATACGGGGTAATTAAGGATATGTCTGAGATTAAAGCCGTAGGTCACCGGGTGGTCCACGGGGGTGAAGCTTTCGCGAAATCGGTACTCATCACCGATGAGGTGAAGAAAGTTATCCGGGATTGCTTTGACATCGCACCCCTGCATAACCCGCCGAACTTGATGGGTATTGAGGCATGTCAAGCATTAATGCCGAACGTTCCTCACGTCGCAGTATTCGATACGGCATTCCATCAAACCATGCCGAAAGAAAACTTTATGTATGCTCTGCCTTATGAACTGTACGAGAAATACAGGGTTCGCCGGTATGGTTTCCACGGGACCTCGCACTATTATGTCAGCCAGCGGGCTGCCGCTCTGCTGAATAAACCCATTGAACAGACCAAGATCATTACTCTTCACTTGGGCAATGGCGCAAGTATGGCAGCAATTAACGGCGGCAAGGTCATTGATACCTCGATGGGCTTCACTCCGCTGGAAGGGTTGGTTATGGGGACCCGTTGCGGAGATATCGACCCCGCGATCGTATTTTTCATTATGGAAAAGTTGAACATGGGTCCAGCGGAAATCAATAACTACTTGAACAAAAAATCAGGTGCTCTTGGACTTTCAGGTGTAAGCAATGATTTCCGGGATATCACAGAAGCGGCCCAAGCCGGCAACGAGAGAGCCAAACTGACCCTTGATGTTTACTGTACTCGGGTCAAGTCCTATATCGGTGCCTATACGGCCCTGCTCAATGGTTTAGACGCTATTGTTTTCACGGCTGGTCTGGGCGAGAACGCGATCGATATCCGCGAACAAATCGCCAGCAATCTTGAGTACCTAGGGATCAAAATCGATAAAGAAAAGAATAAGGTCCGGGGAAAAGAGGTCGATGTGGCCACTGATGACTCGAAAGTGCGGATTTTCGTTATCCCGACCAACGAAGAACTGGTTATTGCCCGCGACACCTATGCAATTGCCCGAAATTTAAGCTAA
- a CDS encoding DUF177 domain-containing protein, which translates to MKINVAALKNNPGYSLEQTFQEEYPDFDLGGEQVQFKQPVKVKVKLTSIGKVLLLKGSIESLLAFKCSCCLKPITHDIQTIFEEECCHVEDLDELGLNQGDEGLEDRYLIYEGDVIDLQPIVMENIIWSLPMKPVCQVDCRGLCPQCGRDLNLEPCQCQEIKIDPRLEVLRKLLTE; encoded by the coding sequence ATGAAAATCAATGTGGCCGCCCTAAAGAATAATCCCGGCTATAGCCTTGAACAAACTTTTCAGGAAGAATATCCTGACTTCGATCTGGGCGGGGAACAGGTCCAGTTTAAACAGCCAGTGAAAGTCAAGGTGAAGCTGACCAGTATTGGCAAAGTATTGCTTCTCAAGGGCTCGATTGAGAGCCTACTTGCGTTCAAGTGCAGCTGCTGCCTCAAGCCGATTACGCATGATATTCAGACGATATTTGAGGAAGAGTGTTGTCACGTGGAAGACCTGGATGAGCTGGGCCTAAATCAGGGTGACGAGGGTCTGGAAGACCGATACCTGATTTATGAAGGAGACGTTATTGATCTCCAACCGATAGTGATGGAAAACATTATTTGGTCGTTACCGATGAAGCCGGTGTGCCAGGTTGATTGCCGGGGCTTGTGCCCACAGTGCGGGCGGGATCTGAATTTAGAGCCTTGTCAGTGCCAGGAAATAAAAATCGACCCCAGGTTGGAGGTCCTGCGCAAATTGCTGACTGAGTAG
- the rpmF gene encoding 50S ribosomal protein L32 yields MGVPKRKRSKARNNARRAMIKISAPGLVECPQCHELRMSHYVCASCGYYKTKEVIKAKKPSK; encoded by the coding sequence ATGGGAGTACCCAAGAGGAAACGGTCAAAAGCACGGAATAATGCGCGTCGGGCGATGATAAAGATTAGCGCTCCGGGGTTGGTTGAGTGTCCGCAGTGTCACGAACTGAGAATGTCCCATTATGTATGTGCATCGTGTGGTTACTACAAAACCAAAGAGGTAATTAAAGCTAAAAAACCAAGTAAATAA
- the fapR gene encoding transcription factor FapR: protein MADRHKAKEKRQAELTACLEDNPFLTDEELAKLFGVSVSTIRLDRLELGIPELRERMRLMAERQFPPIRSLSGGELVGELITLEMGRQAISLMEITDQMVLAKTRIARGHHLFAQANSLAVAVIDAEVVLTGYARIRFKRPVYIHDKVVAKAEVVNRKHRVYHVEVTSRVGLQEVFRGKFILFTKEV from the coding sequence ATGGCTGACCGCCATAAAGCCAAAGAGAAAAGACAAGCTGAACTAACGGCGTGTCTGGAAGACAACCCGTTTCTTACCGACGAAGAATTGGCTAAACTCTTTGGCGTAAGTGTTTCCACTATTCGTCTCGACCGACTGGAGCTTGGTATTCCAGAACTGCGTGAGCGGATGAGGCTTATGGCTGAACGCCAGTTTCCCCCAATCCGTTCTTTAAGCGGTGGGGAACTGGTGGGCGAACTCATTACCCTGGAAATGGGCCGGCAAGCCATCTCTTTAATGGAGATCACAGACCAAATGGTTCTGGCTAAGACCAGGATCGCTCGCGGCCACCACCTGTTTGCGCAGGCTAATTCACTGGCGGTAGCAGTGATTGACGCCGAGGTTGTCTTAACTGGTTACGCGCGGATACGTTTTAAAAGACCGGTCTATATTCATGATAAAGTGGTTGCTAAGGCTGAAGTAGTAAACCGTAAGCACCGGGTTTATCACGTCGAAGTTACTTCACGGGTTGGCTTGCAGGAGGTTTTCCGTGGTAAATTTATCCTATTCACCAAGGAGGTCTAA